Part of the Cellulomonas hominis genome, GCATCCCGTGCGTGGTCCGCGCGACCGGCGCCACCGCGCTCGCCGAGGGCACGGTCGTCGCGGTCGACGCGGGGGCCGGCACCGTGCTGGTCGAGCCGGACGAGGCCGCGCGGGCCGCCCTGGACGCGCGCGCGGCGGCGGAGCGCGCGCTGGAGGCGGACACCGCCCCGGGCGCGACCGCGGACGGGCACGCGGTCGCGCTGCTCGCCAACATCGGCACGGCCGAGGACGCCGAGCGGCTCGCCGGCGCCGCCGTCGAGGGCGTGGGGCTGTTCCGGACCGAGGTGCTGTTCCTCGGGCGGCAGCAGGCGCCGACGGTCGACGAGCAGGCCGCGGCGTACGCCCGCGTGCTGCGCGCGCTGGGCCCGGACCGCAAGGTCGTCGTCCGGACGCTCGACGCGGGCGCCGACAAGCCGCTCGCCTTCGCCAACCTCACGCCGGAGGAGAACCCGGCGCTCGGCGTGCGCGGCTACCGGCTGGTCCGGTCCGCGCCGGACCTGCTGACCGACCAGCTCGCGGCGCTCGCCCGCGCCGGCGCGGAGACCGGCACGCAGCCGTGGGTGATGGCCCCGATGATCGCCACGCCCGCCGAGGCGCGCGCGTTCGCCGAGGCCGTGCGGGCCGCGGGGCTGCGCACGGCCGGCGTCATGGTCGAGGTCCCCGCGGCGGCGCTGCGGGCCGGCGCGGTGCTGGAGGAGGTGGACTTCGTCTCGCTCGGCACCAACGACCTGGCGCAGTACACGATGGCCGCCGACCGGCTGCGCGGGGAGCTCGTGGACCTGCTCGACGCGTGGCAGCCGGCGGTGCTGGAGCTGGTCGCCGCGACGGCGCGCGGGGGTGCCGGCGCGGGCCGCCCGGTCGGGGTGTGCGGCGAGTCCGCGTCCGACCCGCTCATGGCGCTGGTCCTCGCGGGACTCGGCGTCACGAGCCTGTCCATGTCGCCCGCCGCGCTGCCCGCGGTGCGGTTCGCCCTGCGGCGGCACACCCTCGCGGAGTGCCGGGCGATGGCGGACGCGGCGCTCGCGGCCGCGGACCCGGCGGCCGGACGGGCGGCGGTCACGGCGCTGCTGGACCCCGAGGCGCGGGCGGCGCTCGGGCTCTGAGGCGTCGTCTCGCGAGAGCGCGCCCGCGGGGCGGGAGCGCACCCTCCGGGCGCACGCTCCTCCCTGCAGGGCGCACCCCGGCGGCCCCGGCCCACCCCCCCCCGCGTACGCTGGCGCGCATGGTGCCCGACCACGGCGTGCTGGACCCGGAGACCGACCCCCTCGCCACCCTCGTGCTGGAGCCCGACGACCTGCGCACCCTCGCGCAGCGCGTCGCGTCCTCCCCGGAGGGCGGCACGCGCACGCACCACGCGCCCTGGACCGGCGCCCCGCTGGCGTCGCTGCCGCAGTCGACGCCGGCCGACGTGGCGCGCGCCGCGCGCCGGGCCCGCGCCGCGCAGCGCCGGTGGGCCGCCGTGCCCGCCCGCGACCGCGCTCGCCTGCTGCTGCGGGTGCACGACCTGCTCCTGTCCCGGCAGAGCGACGTGCTGGACCTGGTGCAGCTGGAGAACGGCAAGGCGCGCGCCGCGGCGTTCGAGGAGGTCGCGGACGTCGCGATCCTCGCGCGGCACCTGGGGCTGCGGGCCCCGGCGTACCTGGCGGACGAGCGGCGCCCGGGGCTGGTCCCGGGGCTGACGGGCGTCCGGGTGCAGCACGACCCCGTCGGCGTCGTCGGCGTCGTGGCGCCCTGGAACTACCCGCTGAGCCTCACGCTCGGGGACGTGCTGCCGGCGCTCGCGGCCGGGGACGCGGTGCTGCTGCGACCGGACCCGCAGACGCCGCTGACCGCGCTGTGGGCCGTGGAGCTGCTGGAGGACGCCGGGATGCCGGCCGGGCTGGTGCAGGTCGTCCTCGGCGACGGTCCGACGGTGGGGGCGGCGGTGGTCGACCACGTGGACCACCTGGTGTTCACGGGCTCCACGGCGACCGGGCGGGTGGTGGCGGCCCGGGCGGCGGAGCGGCTGGTGCCGACGACGCTGGAGCTCGGCGGGAAGAACGCGCTGTACGTGGCCGGCGACGTGGACGTCGAGGTGGCCGCGGAGGGGGCGGTGCGGGCGTGCTTCGGCGGCACGGGCCAGCTGTGCGTGTCGGCCGAGCGGCTGTACGTGCACGAGGCGGTCGCGGACCCCTTCGCGGCGGCGCTGGCCCGCCGGACGCGGGCGCTGCGGGTGGGGACCGGGCTGGACTACCGGTCGGACGTCGGCTCGCTGACGTCGGCGGAGCAGCTGGCCCGGGTGGTCGAGCACGTGGAGGACGCGCTGTCCGGCGGCGCCCGGGTGCTGGCGGGCGGCGTGCACCGGCCCGACCTCGGCCCGTACGTGTACGAGCCGACGGTGCTGGAGGGCGTGGGGGAGCACGCCCGGGCGTTCCGCGAGGAGACGTTCGGGCCGGTCGTGGCGCTGTCCCGGGTCGCGTCGGACGACGAGGCGGTCGCCGCCGTCAACGACAGCGGGTACGGGCTGCACGCGTCGGTGTGGAGCGGGTCGTCCCGGCGGGGCGCGGCGCTGGCCGCGCGGCTGCGCGCGGGGTCCGTGTCGGTGAACGAGGGCTACCAGGCGTCGTGGGGGTCGGTGGCGGCGCCGCAGGGCGGGCGCGGGGCGTCCGGCTGGGGCGCGCGGCACGGCCGCGAGGGTCTGCTGGCGCTCACCGCGGCCCGGACGGTGGCGGTGCAGCGCGGCGCGCACGGGCTGCGGCTGGCGGGGCGCCGGGTGCTGCCCCCCGTCGGGCTCGGGCGGGTGCTGTCCGGACCGCCGGAGCGGTGGACGGCGGACGTGACCGCGGTCCTGCGCGCGGCACGGCGGCTGCGGCTCCGCTGACGCGGGGCCGCCGCGCTCACACGGCCCGCAGCGTCCCGGTCGACGGCCCCGGCAGCGCGGCCGTCGTCGCCGGCGCCTCGGGGTCGCCGTCGAACTGCACGCGGTTCCGGCCCTGCCGCTTGGCGCGGTACAGCGCCGCGTCGGCCCGCGCCGCCAGCGCGTGCGCGCCCTCGCCGGGCACGGCCATCGCGCCGCCGAGGCTGAGCGTCACCCGCAGGTGCGGCGACAGCTCGTGCCACGGGTGCGACGCGATGGCGGTGCGGATCCGCTCGCACACCCCGACCGCCTGCTCCCGCGGGGAGTCCAGCAGCACGAGCGTGAACTCCTCGCCGCCGATCCGGGCGACGACGTCGCCGACCCGCACGGCCGCGGTCATGATCTGCCCGACCCGGCGCAGCACCTCGTCGCCGATGGGGTGCGAGTGGTCGTCGTTGACGGCCTTGAACAGGTCGATGTCGGCCACCACGTAGGCCAGGGCGTCCTCCTGCCCGAGCCGCGCGGCGAGGATCGCGTCCAGCCCGCGGCGGTTGAGCAGGCCGGTCAGGGCGTCGTGCGCGGCGTCGTGCTGGAGCGTCTCGTTCAGGGCGGCGAGCTCGGCCAGGCGCTTGCGGGCGTGGTCGCGGGACTGCCGGACGCGCTCGACGTCGAGCTGGGCGTTCACCACGATGCCGCGCCGCTCGGCGGCCTGGTCGCGCTGCAGCATGACGGCCTCGTGGTACCGGCGGTGCGTCTCCAGGGCGGCGCGCAGGTCGCCGGCGTCCTCGTGCACCTGGACGAGCTCGAGCAGCAGGTCGGCGCGCTCCATCGGCCGCAGGCTCTGCTCGGTGAGCAGCAGGCCGGCGGACAGCGTGGCCCGGGCGGCCGCGTGGTCGCCGCGCAGCCGGCACAGCCGCCCGTGCGCGGCGTGGTACCGGATGGTGAGGTACCGGGCGGCCACCTCGGGCAGGGCGGTCGCGACCTCGGCGAGCGCCCGGTCCGCCGCGCCGAGGTCGCCCCGGGCCATGTACGCGCGCGCCAGCCGGATCTGCGCCTCGGTGGCCATCCGCGGGTTGCCGTCCTTGGCGGCGGCCCAGCCGCGCGCGGACAGCGAGACGGCGCGGTCGGCCAGCGCCCGCGCGCGCACGGGGTCGGCGGCGGCCACCGCCTCGGCGGCGTCGGTGTCGAGCTTCGCCAGGCCGGACAGCGTCGCGCAGGTCCCGTCGGGGCGGTCGAGCAGGGGCCACAGCCCCGCGGCCTCGTCCAG contains:
- a CDS encoding succinic semialdehyde dehydrogenase, with the protein product MVPDHGVLDPETDPLATLVLEPDDLRTLAQRVASSPEGGTRTHHAPWTGAPLASLPQSTPADVARAARRARAAQRRWAAVPARDRARLLLRVHDLLLSRQSDVLDLVQLENGKARAAAFEEVADVAILARHLGLRAPAYLADERRPGLVPGLTGVRVQHDPVGVVGVVAPWNYPLSLTLGDVLPALAAGDAVLLRPDPQTPLTALWAVELLEDAGMPAGLVQVVLGDGPTVGAAVVDHVDHLVFTGSTATGRVVAARAAERLVPTTLELGGKNALYVAGDVDVEVAAEGAVRACFGGTGQLCVSAERLYVHEAVADPFAAALARRTRALRVGTGLDYRSDVGSLTSAEQLARVVEHVEDALSGGARVLAGGVHRPDLGPYVYEPTVLEGVGEHARAFREETFGPVVALSRVASDDEAVAAVNDSGYGLHASVWSGSSRRGAALAARLRAGSVSVNEGYQASWGSVAAPQGGRGASGWGARHGREGLLALTAARTVAVQRGAHGLRLAGRRVLPPVGLGRVLSGPPERWTADVTAVLRAARRLRLR
- the ptsP gene encoding phosphoenolpyruvate--protein phosphotransferase; this translates as MSTDVSAAPAPGTVLHGAGVGRRVAVGPVVRVQPAPAVPGDAPVLRDGAPVPEPEVPDAVRAAFAGVADALRAQADRSSGTVAEVLGATAMMADDPALRDQVLARVGGGEPAVAALDAVVGQFAAMFEQAGGYLAERVTDLRSVRDRVVARLAGLPDPGVPELREPSVVVARDLAPADTAALDLARVLALVTEEGGPTGHTAIIAGQNGIPCVVRATGATALAEGTVVAVDAGAGTVLVEPDEAARAALDARAAAERALEADTAPGATADGHAVALLANIGTAEDAERLAGAAVEGVGLFRTEVLFLGRQQAPTVDEQAAAYARVLRALGPDRKVVVRTLDAGADKPLAFANLTPEENPALGVRGYRLVRSAPDLLTDQLAALARAGAETGTQPWVMAPMIATPAEARAFAEAVRAAGLRTAGVMVEVPAAALRAGAVLEEVDFVSLGTNDLAQYTMAADRLRGELVDLLDAWQPAVLELVAATARGGAGAGRPVGVCGESASDPLMALVLAGLGVTSLSMSPAALPAVRFALRRHTLAECRAMADAALAAADPAAGRAAVTALLDPEARAALGL
- a CDS encoding GGDEF domain-containing protein, whose amino-acid sequence is MTTARAAQAGDPSGWRSELDRIDRLCDAAPALCVAALPDLLARARAEGAVPVEIELEYNGGWAHHLLGDDARALASMERALELSTTAALRSWEGRVLQGLAAVYNGFGDNVSALEFLERSLAIRRELDDTEGLAAALNNLADTYISMGRFPVKARELLDEAAGLWPLLDRPDGTCATLSGLAKLDTDAAEAVAAADPVRARALADRAVSLSARGWAAAKDGNPRMATEAQIRLARAYMARGDLGAADRALAEVATALPEVAARYLTIRYHAAHGRLCRLRGDHAAARATLSAGLLLTEQSLRPMERADLLLELVQVHEDAGDLRAALETHRRYHEAVMLQRDQAAERRGIVVNAQLDVERVRQSRDHARKRLAELAALNETLQHDAAHDALTGLLNRRGLDAILAARLGQEDALAYVVADIDLFKAVNDDHSHPIGDEVLRRVGQIMTAAVRVGDVVARIGGEEFTLVLLDSPREQAVGVCERIRTAIASHPWHELSPHLRVTLSLGGAMAVPGEGAHALAARADAALYRAKRQGRNRVQFDGDPEAPATTAALPGPSTGTLRAV